A stretch of Pseudomonadota bacterium DNA encodes these proteins:
- a CDS encoding NAD+ synthase, with translation MTTAFTLALAQMNPTVGDLAGNAARMVAIARDAAAQGADLVLYPEMALTGYPPEDLVLIPAFREMAMAAAQELAAATADLPCDLIFGSVWYEGTQTYNASLLAAKGALTLVRAKHDLPNYGVFDEKRVFDIGAAPTVLHWRGITLGILICEEVWDVALATMLAAQGAEMLLVQNASPYHIGKANQRKKVVDAAAHATGLPVVYLNLVGGQDELVFDGRSYARGPSGGDVARLPAFAESLGVTRWEKRAQGWECVAAPMVEVRSDEETIYRALVLGLRDYVQKNKFPGVVLGLSGGIDSGVSAAIAADALGADKVHAIRLSSPFTSLDSLEDAEQLATALGLRMDTMPITPLIDTARQTLAPLFEGRHADTTEENIQARMRGLLLMALSNKFGAMVLTTGNKSEMSVGYATLYGDMCGGFSVLKDVYKTTVFKLAQWRTTLRVEALVELGFLGAAGEVIPQRMITKPPTAELRPNQRDDDSLPPYAELDAMLRGLVERQKSVAELVGEGMDPVAVARVARMVAAAEYKRRQSAPGVKITPMAFGRDRRWPITNAWKFA, from the coding sequence ATGACAACCGCTTTCACCCTTGCCCTTGCCCAGATGAACCCGACGGTCGGCGACCTTGCGGGCAATGCGGCGCGTATGGTGGCTATTGCGCGCGATGCGGCGGCGCAGGGGGCGGATCTGGTGCTGTACCCGGAAATGGCGCTGACCGGCTATCCGCCAGAGGACCTGGTGCTGATTCCGGCCTTCCGCGAGATGGCGATGGCGGCGGCGCAGGAACTGGCGGCAGCGACGGCAGACCTGCCGTGCGACCTGATTTTTGGCAGTGTCTGGTATGAAGGCACGCAGACCTATAACGCCAGCCTGCTTGCCGCCAAAGGCGCGCTGACGCTGGTGCGCGCCAAGCATGATCTGCCCAATTACGGCGTGTTCGATGAGAAACGCGTGTTCGATATCGGCGCCGCGCCCACCGTGCTGCATTGGCGCGGCATCACCCTTGGCATACTCATTTGCGAAGAGGTGTGGGATGTGGCGCTTGCCACCATGTTGGCAGCCCAAGGCGCGGAAATGCTGCTGGTGCAGAATGCCTCGCCCTACCATATCGGCAAGGCCAACCAGCGCAAAAAAGTGGTGGATGCGGCGGCGCATGCAACCGGGCTGCCGGTGGTGTATTTGAACCTTGTTGGTGGGCAGGATGAGCTGGTGTTCGATGGCCGCTCCTACGCGCGCGGGCCCAGCGGTGGCGATGTGGCGCGGCTTCCGGCGTTTGCGGAATCGCTCGGGGTGACCCGCTGGGAGAAGCGGGCGCAGGGCTGGGAATGTGTGGCAGCGCCGATGGTGGAAGTGCGCTCGGACGAGGAAACGATTTACCGCGCGTTGGTGCTGGGGTTGCGCGATTATGTGCAGAAGAATAAATTCCCCGGCGTTGTGCTTGGCCTCTCGGGCGGGATCGATTCGGGCGTGAGTGCGGCGATTGCGGCGGATGCGCTGGGGGCGGACAAGGTGCATGCGATTCGCCTGTCCTCGCCGTTCACCTCGCTGGATAGTTTGGAGGATGCTGAGCAGCTGGCGACAGCGCTGGGCTTGCGCATGGATACGATGCCGATTACGCCGCTGATTGACACTGCGCGGCAGACGCTGGCGCCGCTGTTTGAGGGGCGGCATGCGGACACCACCGAGGAAAATATTCAGGCGCGGATGCGCGGCTTGCTGTTGATGGCGCTGAGTAATAAATTCGGCGCCATGGTGCTGACGACGGGCAATAAATCCGAAATGTCGGTCGGCTATGCGACGCTGTATGGCGATATGTGCGGCGGGTTTTCGGTGCTGAAGGACGTGTATAAAACCACCGTGTTCAAACTCGCCCAATGGCGCACCACACTGCGTGTGGAGGCATTGGTGGAGCTAGGATTTCTTGGTGCGGCGGGAGAAGTCATTCCGCAGCGGATGATTACGAAGCCGCCGACCGCCGAGCTGCGCCCCAACCAGCGGGATGATGATTCGCTGCCGCCCTATGCGGAGCTGGATGCGATGCTGCGCGGGCTGGTCGAGCGGCAGAAATCCGTTGCCGAACTGGTGGGCGAGGGCATGGACCCCGTGGCGGTTGCCCGGGTGGCGCGCATGGTGGCCGCAGCAGAATATAAGCGCCGCCAAAGCGCACCGGGGGTAAAAATCACGCCGATGGCGTTTGGGCGGGATCGCCGCTGGCCGATTACGAATGCGTGGAAGTTTGCGTGA